From the genome of Phycodurus eques isolate BA_2022a chromosome 22, UOR_Pequ_1.1, whole genome shotgun sequence, one region includes:
- the fgf23 gene encoding fibroblast growth factor 23, with protein sequence MEKATMPSAPVRTLALALLLQGIPGGDAAPNPSPLVGSNWGSPRRFLHLQTSTELSNFYLEIKLDGTVRRSTSRNPYSVVMLKADTRERVAILGVKSSRYLCLDLDGTPFTSAVCLRDDCVFEHRLLENNRDVFYSVRTGILLNLEGSRQVFAAGHNLPPTSLFLPKSSTVPLERLLLHRERRNRPRDPAGAAAGSDSRAVPEDDDAELEPQEPGDDGANVSRELLREPPAHDPWSVHSSNPSSPRGSGTVR encoded by the exons ATGGAGAAGGCCACGATGCCCAGCGCGCCGGTCCGGACGCTCGCCCTCGCCCTCCTGCTGCAGGGCATCCCCGGGGGCGACGCGGCGCCCAACCCGTCGCCCCTGGTGGGCTCCAACTGGGGCAGCCCGCGGAGGTTCTTGCACCTGCAGACCTCCACGGAGCTCAGCAACTTCTACTTGGAGATCAAGCTGGACGGAACCGTGCGGAGAAGCACCAGCAGGAATCCGTACA GCGTCGTCATGCTGAAGGCGGACACCAGGGAGCGCGTCGCCATCCTCGGCGTGAAAAGCAGCCGATACCTGTGTTTGGACCTGGACGGAACCCCCTTCACTTCA gctGTGTGTCTGCGCGACGACTGCGTGTTCGAGCACAGACTCCTGGAGAACAACCGCGACGTCTTCTACTCTGTGCGCACCGGCATTCTGCTCAATCTGGAGGGCTCCCGCCAGGTGTTCGCGGCCGGACACAACCTGCCGCCCACCTCGCTCTTCCTGCCCAAGAGCAGCACTGTGCCGCTGGAGCGCCTCCTGTTGCACCGGGAGAGGCGGAACCGGCCGCGGGACCCCGCCGGCGCCGCCGCGGGCTCCGACTCCCGGGCCGTGCCGGAGGACGAcgacgctgagctggagccgCAGGAGCCCGGGGACGACGGCGCCAACGTGTCGCGGGAGTTGCTCCGGGAGCCGCCGGCCCACGACCCGTGGAGTGTACATTCGTCGAACCCTTCCAGCCCGCGCGGCAGCGGAACCGTGAGATGA